Part of the Rhizobiales bacterium NRL2 genome is shown below.
GGCTGGCCTTCGCCTCGGCCTCGCCGCCCAGGTGATTGTGGATCTCGACGTTCATGCCGCCGCCGGCGACCTCGGCCCGGCCGGACGAGACCGCCGCCATGGCGCGCAGGCTCTCGGCCAGGCCGGAGATGGTCTGCGCCGTCGCCGCCTGCTGCGCCTCGGTCAGCACCCGCTCGCCTTCCAGCAGCACCGCCGGCACCTCGCGCGGGCCGAGGCCCGCGGCGGCCGTGCCCTCGTGATAGCGCGGCGCGGTGCGGAACAGCGCCGCATCGACGCTGAGCGGATCGCCGTCTCGGCCGACCTCGCCACCGCGATGGAACCGCGCGCCGAGCAGGTTGACGCCGGCCACCGTGGGCGTCCCGATCGCGGTCGAGCCGGCCGCGCCGGCCGCCGGCGATCCGAGGCCGAAGAGCTCGCCGATGATGCCGCCCAGCTCGCCCAGCCCCTGTTGCAGGATCGGGCTGATCGACATCTGGAAGGCGAGGCGCGCCAGCTCGGCGACGGCGAAGTCGACGAAGTCGGAGAGCGAGGCCTTGCCCTGGACGAGGCCGACGAAGAAGTCCTCGGCCGAGCGGGTGGCGCGGTTGAACAGATCCTCGGAGACCGCGGCCCAGTCGCCCTGGACGGCTTCCGCCTCGGCCATGGCGCGCTCGATGCCGGCGGCCCAGTCGGTGCGCCGGTCCAGATCCTCGCGGTAGGCCTCGGCCAGCATCCCGTCATGGATGCGCTCGACGTCGGCGGCGAAATCGGCATAGCCGGCCGCGGTCTCGTCCAGCCCGGCCAGGGCCTCGTCCCGCCAGCGGTCGGCGGCGGCCGTGGCCCGCTCATAGGAGGGCGCCAGCTGGTCGAGGCGCTGGGCGATGTCGTCGGTGGTCTGCTCGTGCAGCCGGGCGGTCTCCTCGGCCGCGCGGGCGGCTTCCTTGGTCGCCGTCGCATGGTCGCGCTCGGCCTGCTCGGCCAGCAGCAGCTCCGAGATCAGCGCCTCCAGCTCCAGGGCCTGGCGGCGGGTGACCTCGATCTTCGCGTCGGTCGCCTGCTCGACAATTCGGGCAGTCTGCTGCTCGGCCTCGATGTCGATCGCGGTCAGCCGCTCGAAATCAGGCGAGACCTGGCGGGCGCGGCGCAGGCGCTCGATCGCCGCCAGCTCGGCCTCCGCCTCGGCCATGGCGTCGGCGAAGGGGTTCTTCTTCGGCGCGCCGGTTCGACCGCCGCCCGCATCGATCTCGTCTTCATCGGGCTTCGGAGTGTTCAGCTCGTTGATGCGCCGCTGGGTCTCGACGATCTCCGCGTTGATCTTCTCCCATTCGGCCCGGTAGGCGGCGAGGTTCCGCTTTTCGGCGTTGATCTGGTCGTGAAGGGAATTGGCCCGGGCGAAGTTACCGCGCTCGACTACTGCCTGCTGTTCTTCCTCCATGGATCGGAGCAATGCGCGCTGCTGGGCGATTCCCGCGGCGGCCTCGTCGGCCTGGGTGACCAGCGCTTCCATCCGGAGTTCTGCCTGGGCGGCGGCCGTCTCGCGGGTCTTGCCGGTGAGCCGGCCGAGGGCGCGGGCCTGACGCTCGATCGCCTCGGTCGCGGTGTCCGTGTCGCCGCCGAAGTCGATCATCGACGCGGCGGCCGTGGCGGCGATGCCGGCGACCAGGCCGATGGGGTTGGAGCGCATGGCGACGTTGAGGCCTCGCATGGCGATCGCCGCGCCGCCGGTCGCGGCGGCGAAGCCGGCCGTGGCGATCCGCGCGGTGGCGTAGCCGGCGGCGAGCGCCGCGATCGTCTCGACATTGCGGGCCGCGAAGACGGTGATGTCGCCGATCAGTTGGGCGACGGTAGAGAGCCCGTCGACCACGGCCGGATCCTGCAGGACGACGGCCAGTTCCTGCGCAGATTCCGTGACCGCGTCGAGGAAGCCGCCCTCGGCCAGCGCCACCTCCAGGTCGAAGATCGCCGTGCCGAAGCGGTTGAAGGCGGCCCGCGCCGATTCGGCGGCCGCCGGCACGCCCTCGGCGAACTCGCGGCGCAGCTGGCGGGCAAAGCGCGGGATGAAGTCGTCGGAGAAGAGCTCGCCCTGCTCCAGCATCTCCGAAAGCGCCTGGGTCGAGACGCCCATGGCCCGGGCGGCGACCTGGAAGGCGCCGGGCAGGACTTCGCCCAGCTGGCCGCGCAGCTCCTCGGCCGAGACCTTGCCCTTGGAGATCACCTGCTGGATCGCGAGCAGGGCGCGCTCGGTCTCGTTCGACGAGCGGCCGAGCACGGTCATGGCCTCGGAGACGGCGGTGAAGATCTGGCGGGTCTGGCCGGCGTCGATCGCGGTGCCGCGGGTCGCGGCCGCCAGCGCCGTGAAACTCTCGATCGCCGGCCGGAGCGAGAGGCCGAGACGGTCGGCCTCGGCGCGCACGAAACCCATGGCGTTGGCGCCGGCCTCCGCCGAGCCGGTGGCGACCGCCAGTGCGTTCGTCATGGATTCGACGGCGACGCCGGTCTCGGCGATCGAGCGGGCCACGCGCAGCGCGCCGAAGGCGGCCAGGGCGGCGACCACGCCGCGGACCGCGCGCTCCAGCTCGACGCCGGAGCGGGCCATGCGCTGCTGTTCGGCGGCCGCGGACCGGGTGGCGCGCTCGAAGCCGCGCTGGGCCTCGGCGGCGCGTTCGGTGGAGCGGTCCAGCCGCTCCAGCCCGGCCTCGGCCTCGCGGGTGGCGCCGCTGAAACCGGCGTCCCGGGCGGTGAGCGTCAGGCCGACGCGGTACTCGGTCATCCGCTACCTCCCGCCGCTTCGGCGAAGACGGAGACCGCGCCCGCCTCCAGCGCGCGGAGATCGCCGAACCGCGCCGCCGTCATGTCGATGCCGGTCATGCGCGCCGTCGCCTCGACCGCCGAATAGTCCAGGGCGGCGGGACGGGACAGCGGCACGAAGCCGGCGCCGGCGGGGACGAGCTGCATCAGCTGCCGCCACTGGCCCTGGACCAGGGCGAAGAGCTCGATCGCCGGTCCGGCCGAGGCCGGCAGGACCAGCAGCCCAGGCTCGGTCTCGGGCCGGCGCCGCCGCAGGCGCTCCAGCTGGTCCTCGCTCAGGCCCCATCGCTCGGCCTGGCGGATCGCCGAGGAGCTGCGCCGCGCCCGGCCGCCGGCGAAGCGCCGGCCGAGCTCGCGGAGTTTTTTCTGGCGTACTCCCGGCCCGACAGCGCCTGCCAGTAGGCCAGCACCGCCGCCTGGACGGCGGGGATGTGGCGCAGGAACTGCGCCTTGGCCGCCTCGGAGAACTCGATCTCGTCGCCGTCCGCGTCGCGGACCTCGGCCCAGCCGACCAGCACCCGGCCCAGGAAGGCGGCGTTGGATTCCTTCGCCAGCGGCTCGGCCTCGTCGACCGGCAGCCGCTCGAAGACGGCGGTGAACTCCTGGAAGGCCATGGTGCCGTCCGCCTGGGGGGCGGGCACGGCGACGGGCCACGAGAACGTCTCGCGCTCGGAAAGGGTGAACAGCTGCGCCTCCTACTTCGTGGTGATGGTGATCTCGTCGTCGCCCGACGAGGGCGTGATCTGCAGGTCCAGCGGCATGGCCAGCACGCCGTCGCGGTCGGTGAACTGGCCGGTCTTGATCTGCACCGCCGGCATGGTGATCTCGACGATGTCGCCGCCGCTGGTGCCGTGGGTGATGACGATCGCCTGCGTCCCGGCGGCCGCGGCCTCCTCGACCAGGTTCTTGGTCCCGATCGTCGGCAGGTCGAGGCTGATCCGCCCGGACATCCGCCGGCGGTTGATGCGCACGCCGCGATGGCCGGCCATGTCGTCGAAGCTGGGCCGGCGGCCGCAGTCGATCGAGAACTCGGAGACGCGCATGGCCTCCCCGCCGATGGTGATCGTGGTCTCGGCCGCGCCCACCGGCAGGCCCTCGGCGAAGGCGGGCAGCGAGCCGGTGATCTGTGCCGCCGCGGCGACCGCCTGGCGCAGGCCCATCATCTGGAAGTTGATCCGCGGCACCTGGCCGGCGCGGCCCTCGATGACGGCATTGCCGCGCGCGCCCAGCAGGCGGCCGTCGACGCCGTCGATGTTGGGATGGATCGCGACCGAGCCGTAGTCGGCCGAGACCGGCGCGAAGTCGACCTTGGTGTCGGCGGTCACCGTCTGGGCGAAGCCGCAGGCCAGCAGCAGCGCTGCCCAGTGGGGCACGGTGTCCAGCGCGGCGTCGTCGCCGCCGGCGGCGAGCTCGACGGAAAGGCCGATAGTGGCGTGCGGCGCGCCGGAGAACTGCTTCTTCGCGCCGGCCAGGCCGTCGACCAGCTCCCGGTCGCCCCAGTTCGCTGCCAGCGGGTTCCACTGCGGGCTGCCGACGCAGAGCACGGCGTCGCCGATCGCCGGCGTCGGGTCCGTGCCCTCGGTCTCCTCGGTCTTCGCCAGGATCAGGTACTCGTCGTAATCATAGGGCACGGCTCAGTCCTCCTTGGGCGCCGGGGCCGGCTTCGGCCGGCGCGCGGGTTCGGTCTCGGCTTCGGCCCTGGCCCGGTGGGCCGGCCCGGCCTGGGGCCGGTGGGCGGGATCGGCGGGCGGCGCGGTGCGGCTGCCCTTCACCAGGCGCGCCGGCTTGTCGCCGGCCGGCTTCAGGTAGACGCCGCCGCGGCGGCGGGTGATCTCGGTCATGACGTCACCTCGCGGGTCTCGACGCCGTCGAAGCGGAAGGCGTCTTCAAAGATCAGGATGCGGTCGGTCAGCTCGGCCAGGCGGCCGGAGACGGGGACGGGATTGTTGCGACCGGCCGGGTGGCGGAAGGCGACCAGCGCGCCGATCAGCCCGTCGCGGAGATCGGCCAGTTCGTCATTGCCGGCCGCGCCGGTGCCGCCGGCGACGTTGCGCACGACCGAGACGGCCGAGAATTCGTAGGTGATGCGCTGGCGCAGCACGGGCCCGGTCTCGCGGCCGCCGGTGCGGGTCTCGCCGGTGGGCAGAATGAACAGCGCCGGCAGGCGGGGCGCGTTCTCCAGCACCTCGCCCAGCTCGGCGGCGGCGCCGATGTCGAGATAGCCGAGGCCGGCGGCCTCCAGGTAATCGATGACGGGCTGGATCTTCATGCCCCCGTTCCCGAGCTGGGCCCGCCGCCCGCGGCGGCGTCGAGGCGGCGGACGACGAGGTCTTCGACATCTCCTTGAAGCGCCGTTGAAAGGCCGATGAAGGGCCGCGCGGGGATCGTCACCTCGCGCTTGCGCACCCAGGCGCCGCCGATGCGGAAGACGAGGCCCTTCTTCGTCTTCGCGCGGATCGTGCCGCCGGTCTGGTGGATCGCGGCATAGACCAGGTTGGTGCCGACCGAGGCGGTGTCGGCCGTGGCCCGGCTCGTGATCGAGCGGCGCAGGCGTCCGGTGTCGGTCAGGGTCTGGCCGCCGGCGGCGCGGGCGCGGAGCGAGGGTTTCCAGGGCCGTCCGTCCGGCGCGGTCTCGGTATCGAAACGCTCCAGGGTGTGGCTCTCCATCTGCTCCGCGATCGAGCGCATGATCGGCGTGAGATCCTCGCCGGCCTGGCGGAGCCGCCGGAGCCCGCCCCGGGCGCGCTCGAAGCCGTCGACATCGATGGTGAGCTGCAGCGCCATCAGAGGCCCTTCAGGCTCTGCCGCGAGAAGGTCCGGCCCGGGCTGGTGAACTCGGGCGCGCCCTCGGAGGCCGCGGCGCTGTCGCCGGCGTCGTCGTCGCCCAGGCTCATCAGCCCGCGGGCCACCTGCTGCAGGCCCTTCACCGCGGCCTCGTGCCGGGTCCGGACGGTCTCGGGGACGCTGTGGACGTGCAGGTAGTAGCGGGCCATGTCGGCCGCCCAGGCGGTGAGCTGCGCCGGCGGGTCGGCCAGGGGCAGCGTGTAGCGCTTGACCAGGTAGCCGTTGATCTCCGCCTCGGCCGTGGCGATGGCGCTGTCCAGGACGCTGTCGACGATGGCGCCGGCCTGGCCGTCGCGGTCGGTCAGCTGCTCCAGTTCCCGGGCCCCGAAGCGGGCGGTCATGTCGGCCTTGGTGGTGTAGGTCATGGCTCGGCCCCGGTGAGAGAAAGGTGGCCGTCTCTCCGGCCTGTCACGCCCATGCCTCAGACGTCGCAGCCGGCGTCCGCCCGCCGGCGGGCCTACTCACCCGCTCCACGCGCCAGCCCTGCCGCCGCGCTTCGACACGAGCTTTCGCTCGGGATCTTCTCGGACGTCAGCTTCCGCCGCCGCCCTCATTGTCGCCGTCGTTGCCGTCGTCGCTGCCGCCCGGGCCGTCGTTTTCCTTCATCGCCTGGAAGGCGGCCCAGGAGGTCGCGATCGTGGCGGCGGGGATGGCGAAGCCGGCGATGCGCTCGACGGACTTCGCCTTCGGCGTGCCGTCCCGGGTGAAGTCCTTCGCCTGGTCCAGGCCGGGGAAGACGTCGAGCAGCGTCTCGTGGATCTCCGCCGCGGGTCTGGGCGCGTCGGCCGGTTCGGGGGCGTCCTCCAGGCGGGCGACCAGCATCGGGTCGGCCAGGATGGCCTCCACCTGGTCGGGCCGGAAATCGGCGGCGGGCGCCTCGGTCCGCTCGGCCGGCCAGGCGCGGCCGGCGCGGCGGAAGCCGGGCCGCTTGGCGGTCACCACCAGGATCCTGTTCTCGTAGGCGTGCATGGTCATCTCCGTCAGCCCAGCCACGGCACGACCAGCAGCTCGGCCGTGCCCTTGTAGACGTTGGTGGCGCCGGCGGCGTCGCGCTCGGCATTGAGGATTTCCAGCGCCTCGCCCTCCAGCGAAGGCGGCACGACCAGCAGCCGCGGCATGACCCCGATCGGGCGGCCGTGATCGCCGGTCATCCCCATCAGGCTCTCGCGGGCGATCTTGTAGTTCGCCTTGTTGAGGGTCTGCTTGGAGCCCCAGGCGAACTGCCAGAAGCCGAAACCGACATTGCGACGGTGCTTGATGCCGTACTTGTATTCGTCGCTGTTGAAGACCGGCTCGTCGGTGGGCGCGTCCTGGCGGACCAGCGGGCCCTCCTGGCGGACCTGGTGGATCAGCGGCTTCAGCGGCCGGCTGACGTCCATCAGGAACCAGGGCGTGCCGGAGCCGCCATCGGTGTTGGCGACCGACTGGACCTCGCCGTTCTCGTCCAGCACCGGGTGGTCGGTGTCGAAGAAGTTCTGCCCGTCATAGCAGACGGTGGAGAAGCCGGCCTTGAGCAGCGGCCAGACCAGCTGGTCCGGGTGCGCCGCGGCGGAGCGGCCCATCTCCTCGAACATCGGTGCGTAGACGCCGTACTTGTCGTCCTCGATGTGGTCCACCGGCACGCCGAGGGTCAGCTCGAACTTCCGGTTCTTGATCGAGTAGTCGTGCTGCTGAAGGTTCTGCACGACCCGGTCGCCGAACCATTCGCGCAGGTTCGGCACCTGGCCGAGCCAGCCATACTCCTCCTCGGAGGTGGTCGACGGCACGCGGGTCGCGACCCGCGGCCACTGCGGCTGGTGCTGGCCGATGCCGCTCTGGAAGCTCGCCTTGAACCCCGTGAAGAGCGTGGCGAGGTTGCCCCGGTTGATGATCATGGTGCTGGAAGCTCCGCTCAGTAGGTGATTTCGAGGACGGTGTCGGCCACCCTGGCCGCGCTGTTCGCGCCGCCCACGGTGATCTCGATGACGTCGCCCGCTTCGACCGTGTTGGCGGCCGTGGGCGTCGCCACGTCGACGTCGCCGGCGGCCGAGCCGCTCTCGGCGATCGTGATCACGCCGTTGGTCACGGGCGTGCCGTTGATCGAGAGCGTCAGCGTCGCGTCGCCGTCCGCCAGGGCGCCGTCGATGACCGAGCGGAACTTGCTGATATCGCCGGCGAGCGGCGCCACCAGGCGGTAGACGTCGGTGCCGCTCAGATCCGCGGCCTTCGCCGTCAGATACGCCTTGTTGGCGCCGATGTTGGCCCGCGCCGTGGCGGCGGCGGCGACGTCGCTCAGATTGTTGGCCGCCACCAGGCCGCCATCGGGACTGGCCAGAACCTGCGGGCCGGTCTCGACCCAGACGCCCTGGGCGTCCACGTCGCGGATCACGCCGGCCGGGCTGCGGGCGCCGGTGTCCGAAATCTTCGCGACCGTCTGGTCGTCGACGATCCAGCAGACCGAGCCGATGTCGGCCTTGGCGATGGCGTCGCCGCCTTCCGAATTGGCCCAGCGGAAGACGCCGGCGCGGACCCGGACGGTCAGCGCATCATTGGCGCCGGCGGAATTGTCGACCCGCTCCTCGGCGCGGCCGATGGCGACCTTCGCCGTCGCCGTGGCGCCGGGCTGGGCGCGGCCGTTGGCGTCCATCATCACCAGCGAGCCGGCATGGATGAGGGTCGCGGCGAGCATGTTGTATTGCGCGAAGACGCCATCGATCAGCGGCGTGTTGCGGTCGGCGGAAAGCGCGGTCACTGGCTGGTCTCCTCGTTCTCGTCACGGGCGGCCTTGAAGGCCTCGGCCGTGAGGCCCATCGACCGCGCGACCTGCAGCTCCTCGGCCGACAGACCGGACTTGTCCTTGGGCGCGGCAGCGGTGCCGATGGCCGGGTCGCGGCCGGCGGCGACGATCACCGGGGCCTTCTCCGCCCAGGCGGCGAAGCCCTCCGGATCGGCGGCGGCGTAGTTCATCGCCCACTCGTTGAGCGCGGGCGAGACCTTGCCGGCCTTGGTCGCGGCCTCGACCGCCGTCTGCGCGCCGGAGGCG
Proteins encoded:
- a CDS encoding phage virion morphogenesis protein, yielding MALQLTIDVDGFERARGGLRRLRQAGEDLTPIMRSIAEQMESHTLERFDTETAPDGRPWKPSLRARAAGGQTLTDTGRLRRSITSRATADTASVGTNLVYAAIHQTGGTIRAKTKKGLVFRIGGAWVRKREVTIPARPFIGLSTALQGDVEDLVVRRLDAAAGGGPSSGTGA